A region of Etheostoma cragini isolate CJK2018 chromosome 2, CSU_Ecrag_1.0, whole genome shotgun sequence DNA encodes the following proteins:
- the pdcd11 gene encoding protein RRP5 homolog isoform X2 has product MSFSSGLLPWRVAEKHTSETTSTMASVEEDFPRGGTAKKPTESKIVVQRTEVDNLFQSKEKAETKKRKGAVKDDGKKLKKPKTGKGDGLMLNATAKCVEILHIKNVKEGILMLGCVKEVTDFEVTVSLPCGMQGFLSIKNICDSYTKLLSEQLESADTEEICSLPHIFYPGMVFRCVVAKVDVAKGGSLSIQLSINPKLINKALTATSLKAGMVLSGCVESVEDHGYIVDIGINGTKAFLHKKAVKDKHSPEDLTVGQYVTAQVDEVKNDGRVVRLSVGPPGVAQACAESEQGWNLTNLLPGLLVKATIKKVTKHGLILDFLSSFSGQVDFLHMEPGQTSSYTEGAEVQARVLYVEPSTRLVGLSLRRYLLQPGTRVDLSPAEGDRIGEVVRNCKMTTMHHMSGAMLELPDKTLAFVHRNHLKESSEPANENRVLAMTEHTCRILDFSAMDQIHFVSLRKSVIDKRFYRYQDLQAGQVVEGKVSVLLTHGMLVHLSDHIKGLVPRTHLSDILLKNPEKKYIEGMKIKCRVLSVDAENKKLYLTRKKALVESSLPLFLSYADARPGRVSHGYIVCIKDFGCIVRFYNNVKGLVPLRELSSEPVISPEEVFFVGQVFKAKVLQCDPDKAKMVLSFKDAAEGDVEESAMAQFDCEVGKRLEAKVLKKSVNGLEVVVLPDEVRAVLPTMHLSDHMSNCPVLWESLQEGDVVSNVMCFNKNKQNITLTKKPTVRWSLEEGVVAKDFSEITVGMQLVGWIKNIMSYGVFVEFPYGLVGLAPKSAMTDKFISDTITVFEPGQTVLAKVTNLDEEKRRFLVTLKMSEVISPEGDVQTRLINGLQERKAVAEMLAMRENSDLRPKLAALSIGQKLKLTVDTVKDCAATFKSDDLAGATILATKHHVMGVNLTPGQKATAVILRVDILSTCVHVSLLPKLVAKKKSLAEGSKYTAMVQHIDKDFAVISLEDTAQLTVIQTRGHLNETFLSESEKLKAGMSLAVEVIEPSCQELQGLSLVSWQRTAPNRQRTASENQTSSKGYCFGEIVRGKVRTVKPTSLLVTLEDGSTGSVHVSEVVERADVCQGSFPTASVKVGSTVTARVIGGREASSHRYLPFSHPKFTYTIPELTLIPSKLDKSPDLKAVTVKEKINSYKVGEEVTCFVSKFNPVRKILEVTTDPCVTGTVELLAMITDPKEASHPEKLYKLGQAVHAKVVEVNSKPQRFMLSLTGVYKLEKDSEALGIVTNIQPQVGLLVKLPFGGMGTVDVTDLADAYRPNPLDGYSKDKLFRFFLFGEEKGKWQLSLRPSRLNPHQAKPAKDPEVLSVDQLKAGQIIRGYVKSVGEQGVFIRLSRSITGRAELQQSTKYFVNHHKVLSEHLTPNTLLTTKILSIDKEEELVHLSLLPEDTGKPDVLPESLGLPLRLIGEEKKEHDTKKKMKRALSESEQKQEQSQVPKKKKKTKKAKTDDSDSGVEVYFREEEDKEVEEEPTPISVKVTPSSAGPCRLQVAAGFSWDVGLSSLKPASAAQEGDSSDGEDIDGSSKPQKKSRHELEQEKKAAEKALVQRETELMDPSLRPQDAAAFERLLLASPNSSLLWLQYMAHHLQATQIEQARAVAERAIKTISFREEQEKLNVWVALLNLENMYGTDETLKKVFERALQFCEPMPVYQQLADIYAKSNKTKEAEGLYKTMVKRFRQNKAVWLSYGTFLLQQGQSDTASALLQRALKSLPSKESVDVIAKFAQLEFRYGDSEKGRTMFDKVLTSYPKRTDLWSVFIDLMVKHGSQKEVRALFDRVIHLSVSVKKIKFFFKRYLEYEKKHGTPQSIQAVKEKAMEFVEAKGTEAASQ; this is encoded by the exons ATGAGTTTTTCTTCCGGGTTACTACCATGGCGTGTTGCTGAAAAACAT ACGTCTGAAACAACATCAACCATGGCATCAGTGGAGGAGGATTTCCCTCGAGGAGGAACAGCAAAGAAACCCACAGAGAGTAAAATAGTGGTTCAGCGGACTGAAGTGGACAACTTGTTCCAG TCAAAGGAAAAAGCAGAAACCAAGAAAAGGAAGGGGGCGGTCAAAGATGACGGAAAGAAGCTCAAGAAGCCAAAAACGGGTAAAGGAGATGGTCTGATGCTAAATGCAACAGCCAAGTGTGTGGAAATTCTACATATCAAG AATGTGAAGGAGGGTATCCTGATGCTGGGCTGTGTGAAGGAGGTAACTGACTTTGAGGTGACAGTCAGCCTGCCCTGTGGCATGCAAGGCTTTCTCAGCATCAAGAACATCTGTGACTCGTACACCAAGCTGCTCAGCGAACAACTGGAGTCAGCTGATACAGAG GAGATCTGCTCTCTGCCACACATATTCTATCCTGGCATGGTGTTCAGGTGTGTGGTTGCCAAGGTCGATGTAGCCAAAGGAGGCTCTCTTAGCAtccagctgtcaatcaatccAAAGCTGATCAACAAGGCTCTCACCGCAACCTCTCTGAAAGCTGGCATG GTCTTGAGTGGATGTGTGGAGAGTGTGGAGGATCATGGCTACATAGTGGACATTGGCATCAATGGAACCAAAGCCTTCCTGCACAAGAAAGCAGTGAAAGATAAACACAGCCCAGAAG ATCTGACAGTGGGTCAGTATGTGACTGCTCAGGTTGATGAAGTAAAGAACGATGGGCGTGTGGTCCGCCTTTCTGTCGGCCCCCCGGGCGTCGCCCAGGCTTGTGCTGAATCCGAGCAGGGCTGGAACCTCACTAACCTGTTGCCTGGGCTTCTGGTCAAAGCTACAATCAAAAAG GTGACCAAACATGGACTGATCCTGGACTTCCTGTCCTCCTTCAGTGGCCAGGTGGATTTTCTCCACATGGAGCCAGGGCAGACATCAAGCTACACTGAGGGAGCTGAG GTGCAAGCCCGTGTGCTGTATGTGGAGCCGTCCACCCGTCTGGTGGGCCTGAGCCTGCGCAGGTACCTCCTTCAGCCCGGGACCAGAGTTGACCTGTCTCCTGCTGAAGGTGACCGCATTGGTGAGGTGGTGCGCAACTGCAAGATGACCACTATGCACCACATGTCTGGAGCCATGTTGGAACTGCCAGACAAAACTTTGGCCTTTGTACAT AGGAACCACCTGAAGGAGTCCAGTGAGCCAGCCAATGAAAACAGAGTGCTGGCCATGACTGAGCACACCTGCAGGATCCTGGACTTCAGTGCCATGGACCaaattcattttgtttctctgcGAAA GAGTGTGATTGACAAGCGTTTTTATAGATATCAGGATCTTCAGGCCGGACAGGTTGTGGAG GGGAAAGTGTCAGTTCTGCTGACTCACGGCATGTTGGTGCACCTGTCCGACCACATCAAAGGGCTGGTGCCCAGGACGCACCTGTCTGATATCCTCCTTAAGAACCCAGAGAAGAAGTACATAGAGGGCATGAAGATCAAATGTCGG GTGCTGTCAGTCGACGCGGAGAATAAGAAGCTGTATCTGACCAGAAAGAAGGCCCTGGTTGAAAGCTCTCTGCCATTGTTCCTCAGCTATGCTGATGCCCGCCCAGGCCGCGTCTCCCACGGCTACATCGTCTGCATCAAAGACTTCGGCTGCATCGTTCGTTTCTACAACAACGTCAAGGGTCTGGTGCCGCTCAGGGAGCTCAGCTCTGAGCCCGTCATCAGTCCTGAGGAGGTCTTCTTTGTGGGGCAG GTATTTAAGGCTAAGGTTCTTCAGTGTGACCCCGACAAGGCGAAGATGGTGCTGTCATTTAAGGATGCGGCGGAAGGAGATGTTGAGGAATCTGCCATGGCCCAATTTGACTGTGAGGTGGGGAAG AGGCTGGAGGCCAAGGTGCTGAAAAAGTCAGTCAACGGTCTGGAGGTGGTCGTCCTCCCTGATGAGGTCCGAGCCGTactacccacaatgcaccttTCCGATCACATGTCCAACTGCCCTGTGCTGTGGGAGAGCCTGCAGGAAGGAGACGTCGTCTCAAACGTCATGTGCTTCAACAAGAACAAACAGAATATT ACCCTCACTAAGAAACCAACAGTGAGATGGTCCCTGGAGGAAGGAGTGGTTGCCAAGGACTTCTCTGAAATCACAGTTGGAATGCAGCTGGTTGGCTGGATCAAGAACATCATGTCTTATGGCGTTTTTGTGGAGTTCCCATACGGGCTTGTTGGTCTTGCACCCAAGTCG gCCATGACCGATAAGTTCATCAGCGATACGATAACCGTCTTCGAGCCCGGCCAGACAGTGCTCGCTAAAGTGACCAACCTAGATGAGGAAAAACGGCGTTTCCTGGTCACACTGAAGATGTCAGAGGTCATATCTCCAGAGGGAGATGTCCAGACCAGACTCATCAATGGTCTGCAGGAGAGAAAAGCTGTGGCTGAAATGTTAGCAATGAGAG AGAACAGTGATCTTCGCCCGAAGCTGGCCGCTCTGTCCATTGGTCAGAAGCTGAAGCTGACTGTAGATACTGTGAAGGACTGCGCTGCCACCTTTAAGTCTGACGATTTGGCCGGTGCTACCATACTAGCCAccaagcaccatgtcatgg GTGttaatttgaccccaggacagaAAGCTACTGCGGTCATCCTCCGTGTTGACATCCTGTCGacatgtgtccatgtgtcccTCCTTCCCAAGCTGGTGGCGAAGAAGAAATCG ttagCTGAAGGATCAAAGTACACGGCGATGGTGCAGCACATCGACAAAGACTTTGCCGTCATCTCGCTGGAAGACACAGCACAGCTGACTGTGATCCAAACCAGAGGCCACCTGAATGAGACATTTCTGTCCGAGTCAGAGAAGCTGAAGGCGGGGATGAGTTTGGCCGTCGAGGTTATAGAACCCAGCTGTCAGGAACTGCAGGGGCTCTCCCTAGTGTCGTGGCAGCGCACCGCCCCAAACCGACAGCGCACCGCCTCGGAAAATCAGACGAGCTCTAAGGGTTACTGCTTCGGCGAAATCGTGCGGGGTAAAGTACGGACCGTGAAGCCCACCTCCCTTCTGGTCACACTAGAGGATGGAAGCACTGGCAGCGTGCACGTGTCTGAGGTGGTGGAGCGTGCAGATGTGTGTCAGGGATCTTTCCCCACTGCCTCTGTTAAAGTGGGCAGCACGGTCACCGCCAGGGTCATCGGGGGCCGAGAAGCCTCCAGTCACAG ATACTTGCCCTTCTCCCATCCCAAATTTACATACACCATTCCTGAGCTCACACTCATACCCAG CAAACTTGATAAGAGTCCAGATCTCAAAGcagttacagtaaaagaaaaaataaacagctaTAAGGTCGGGGAAGAAGTGACATGCTTTGTCTCAAAG TTTAATCCAGTGAGGAAGATTTTGGAGGTCACCACTGATCCCTGTGTTACTGGGACAGTTGAACTGCTGGCCATGATCACCGATCCAAAA GAGGCCAGCCACCCAGAAAAACTGTACAAGCTGGGCCAAGCAGTCCATGCCAAAGTGGTAGAAGTAAACTCCAAACCTCAACGCTTTATGCTGTCACTCACAG GTGTCTATAAACTGGAGAAAGACAGTGAAGCTTTGGGGATTGTGACTAATATTCAACCACAAGTTGGCCTCCTGGTCAAACTTCCCTTTGGTGGCATGGGAACTGTTGATGTCACTGACCTGGCTGACGCCTACAGACCAAACCCCCTGGACGGGTACAGCAAGGATAAGCTGTTCAG GTTTTTCCTTTTTGGGGAAGAAAAAGGCAAGTGGCAGTTGTCTCTACGTCCATCAAG GCTGAACCCACATCAGGCCAAGCCAGCAAAGGACCCAGAAGTTTTGTCTGTAGACCAACTGAAGGCAGGCCAGATCATCAGAGGCTACGTCAAGTCCGTGGGAGAGCAGGGGGTCTTCATCAG GTTGTCAAGAAGCATCACAGGAAGAGCTGAACTTCAGCAGTCCACCAAGTACTTTGTAAACCACCACAAAGTCCTCTCTGAGCACCTGACTCCCAACACCCTGCTCACTACCAAGATCCTCag TATTGACAAAGAGGAGGAGTTGGTCCACCTCTCGCTGCTCCCAGAGGACACCGGGAAGCCAGACGTCCTTCCAGAGTCTCTCGGTCTGCCGCTGCGTCTGAttggagaggaaaagaaggaacATGACACTAAGAAGAAGATGAAACGTGCTTTGTCTGAGAGCGAGCAG AAACAAGAACAGTCCCAGGTccccaagaagaagaagaaaaccaagAAAGCAAAGACTGATGACAGTGACAGCGGAGTGGAGGTGTACTtcagagaagaggaagacaagGAAGTTGAAGAAGAACCCACACCTATTTCTGTAAAG GTGACGCCCAGCTCAGCGGGTCCATGCAGGCTGCAGGTGGCAGCAGGTTTCTCCTGGGATGTGGGACTGAGCTCCCTGAAGCCTGCCTCTGCAGCACAGGAGGGGGACTCCAGTGATGGGGAGGACATAGATGGAAGCAGCAAG CCCCAGAAAAAGTCTCGTCATGAACTTGAGCAAGAGAAAAAGGCCGCCGAGAAGGCCCTGGTACAGCGGGAGACTGAGCTGATGGATCCGAGCCTGCGACCCCAGGACGCAGCCGCCTTTGAGCGCCTGCTCCTCGCTTCACCCAACAGCTCACTGCTTTGGCTCCAGTACATGGCTCACCACCTACAGGCCACCCAGATCGAGCAGGCCCGCGCTGTGGCCGAGAGGGCCATCAAGACCATCTCCTTTAG GGAAGAGCAAGAGAAGCTGAATGTGTGGGTGGCCCTGCTGAACCTGGAGAACATGTACGGCACAGATGAGACCCTGAAGAAAGTGTTTGAGCGGGCGCTGCAGTTCTGTGAGCCCATGCCCGTGTACCAGCAGCTGGCTGACATCTACGCAAAGTCCAACAAAACCAAG GAGGCGGAGGGCCTGTATAAGACGATGGTAAAGCGTTTCCGTCAGAACAAGGCAGTGTGGCTCAGCTACGGGACCTTCCTGCTCCAGCAGGGTCAGAGTGACACTGCCAGTGCTCTCCTGCAGAGGGCGCTCAAGAGTCTGCCCTCCAAAGAAA GTGTGGATGTGATCGCCAAGTTTGCTCAGCTGGAGTTCCGTTATGGTGATTCAGAGAAAGGTCGCACCATGTTTGACAAAGTCCTGACGAGCTACCCAAAACGCACGGACCTCTGGTCCGTCTTTATCGACCTTATGGTCAAACATGGATCACAGAAGGAAGTTAG GGCGCTCTTTGATCGCGTGATCCACCTGAGTGTTTCAGTAAAAAAGATCAAGTTCTTCTTCAAGCGCTACTTGGAGTACGAGAAGAAGCACGGCACTCCGCAGAGCATCCAGGCAGTCAAGGAGAAGGCCATGGAATTTGTGGAAGCTAAAGGCACAGAGGCTGCCAGCCAATGA
- the pdcd11 gene encoding protein RRP5 homolog isoform X1 produces MSFSSGLLPWRVAEKHTSETTSTMASVEEDFPRGGTAKKPTESKIVVQRTEVDNLFQSKEKAETKKRKGAVKDDGKKLKKPKTGKGDGLMLNATAKCVEILHIKNVKEGILMLGCVKEVTDFEVTVSLPCGMQGFLSIKNICDSYTKLLSEQLESADTEEICSLPHIFYPGMVFRCVVAKVDVAKGGSLSIQLSINPKLINKALTATSLKAGMVLSGCVESVEDHGYIVDIGINGTKAFLHKKAVKDKHSPEDLTVGQYVTAQVDEVKNDGRVVRLSVGPPGVAQACAESEQGWNLTNLLPGLLVKATIKKVTKHGLILDFLSSFSGQVDFLHMEPGQTSSYTEGAEVQARVLYVEPSTRLVGLSLRRYLLQPGTRVDLSPAEGDRIGEVVRNCKMTTMHHMSGAMLELPDKTLAFVHRNHLKESSEPANENRVLAMTEHTCRILDFSAMDQIHFVSLRKSVIDKRFYRYQDLQAGQVVEGKVSVLLTHGMLVHLSDHIKGLVPRTHLSDILLKNPEKKYIEGMKIKCRVLSVDAENKKLYLTRKKALVESSLPLFLSYADARPGRVSHGYIVCIKDFGCIVRFYNNVKGLVPLRELSSEPVISPEEVFFVGQVFKAKVLQCDPDKAKMVLSFKDAAEGDVEESAMAQFDCEVGKRLEAKVLKKSVNGLEVVVLPDEVRAVLPTMHLSDHMSNCPVLWESLQEGDVVSNVMCFNKNKQNITLTKKPTVRWSLEEGVVAKDFSEITVGMQLVGWIKNIMSYGVFVEFPYGLVGLAPKSAMTDKFISDTITVFEPGQTVLAKVTNLDEEKRRFLVTLKMSEVISPEGDVQTRLINGLQERKAVAEMLAMRENSDLRPKLAALSIGQKLKLTVDTVKDCAATFKSDDLAGATILATKHHVMGVNLTPGQKATAVILRVDILSTCVHVSLLPKLVAKKKSLAEGSKYTAMVQHIDKDFAVISLEDTAQLTVIQTRGHLNETFLSESEKLKAGMSLAVEVIEPSCQELQGLSLVSWQRTAPNRQRTASENQTSSKGYCFGEIVRGKVRTVKPTSLLVTLEDGSTGSVHVSEVVERADVCQGSFPTASVKVGSTVTARVIGGREASSHRYLPFSHPKFTYTIPELTLIPSKLDKSPDLKAVTVKEKINSYKVGEEVTCFVSKFNPVRKILEVTTDPCVTGTVELLAMITDPKEASHPEKLYKLGQAVHAKVVEVNSKPQRFMLSLTGVYKLEKDSEALGIVTNIQPQVGLLVKLPFGGMGTVDVTDLADAYRPNPLDGYSKDKLFRFFLFGEEKGKWQLSLRPSRLNPHQAKPAKDPEVLSVDQLKAGQIIRGYVKSVGEQGVFIRLSRSITGRAELQQSTKYFVNHHKVLSEHLTPNTLLTTKILSIDKEEELVHLSLLPEDTGKPDVLPESLGLPLRLIGEEKKEHDTKKKMKRALSESEQKQEQSQVPKKKKKTKKAKTDDSDSGVEVYFREEEDKEVEEEPTPISVKQVTPSSAGPCRLQVAAGFSWDVGLSSLKPASAAQEGDSSDGEDIDGSSKPQKKSRHELEQEKKAAEKALVQRETELMDPSLRPQDAAAFERLLLASPNSSLLWLQYMAHHLQATQIEQARAVAERAIKTISFREEQEKLNVWVALLNLENMYGTDETLKKVFERALQFCEPMPVYQQLADIYAKSNKTKEAEGLYKTMVKRFRQNKAVWLSYGTFLLQQGQSDTASALLQRALKSLPSKESVDVIAKFAQLEFRYGDSEKGRTMFDKVLTSYPKRTDLWSVFIDLMVKHGSQKEVRALFDRVIHLSVSVKKIKFFFKRYLEYEKKHGTPQSIQAVKEKAMEFVEAKGTEAASQ; encoded by the exons ATGAGTTTTTCTTCCGGGTTACTACCATGGCGTGTTGCTGAAAAACAT ACGTCTGAAACAACATCAACCATGGCATCAGTGGAGGAGGATTTCCCTCGAGGAGGAACAGCAAAGAAACCCACAGAGAGTAAAATAGTGGTTCAGCGGACTGAAGTGGACAACTTGTTCCAG TCAAAGGAAAAAGCAGAAACCAAGAAAAGGAAGGGGGCGGTCAAAGATGACGGAAAGAAGCTCAAGAAGCCAAAAACGGGTAAAGGAGATGGTCTGATGCTAAATGCAACAGCCAAGTGTGTGGAAATTCTACATATCAAG AATGTGAAGGAGGGTATCCTGATGCTGGGCTGTGTGAAGGAGGTAACTGACTTTGAGGTGACAGTCAGCCTGCCCTGTGGCATGCAAGGCTTTCTCAGCATCAAGAACATCTGTGACTCGTACACCAAGCTGCTCAGCGAACAACTGGAGTCAGCTGATACAGAG GAGATCTGCTCTCTGCCACACATATTCTATCCTGGCATGGTGTTCAGGTGTGTGGTTGCCAAGGTCGATGTAGCCAAAGGAGGCTCTCTTAGCAtccagctgtcaatcaatccAAAGCTGATCAACAAGGCTCTCACCGCAACCTCTCTGAAAGCTGGCATG GTCTTGAGTGGATGTGTGGAGAGTGTGGAGGATCATGGCTACATAGTGGACATTGGCATCAATGGAACCAAAGCCTTCCTGCACAAGAAAGCAGTGAAAGATAAACACAGCCCAGAAG ATCTGACAGTGGGTCAGTATGTGACTGCTCAGGTTGATGAAGTAAAGAACGATGGGCGTGTGGTCCGCCTTTCTGTCGGCCCCCCGGGCGTCGCCCAGGCTTGTGCTGAATCCGAGCAGGGCTGGAACCTCACTAACCTGTTGCCTGGGCTTCTGGTCAAAGCTACAATCAAAAAG GTGACCAAACATGGACTGATCCTGGACTTCCTGTCCTCCTTCAGTGGCCAGGTGGATTTTCTCCACATGGAGCCAGGGCAGACATCAAGCTACACTGAGGGAGCTGAG GTGCAAGCCCGTGTGCTGTATGTGGAGCCGTCCACCCGTCTGGTGGGCCTGAGCCTGCGCAGGTACCTCCTTCAGCCCGGGACCAGAGTTGACCTGTCTCCTGCTGAAGGTGACCGCATTGGTGAGGTGGTGCGCAACTGCAAGATGACCACTATGCACCACATGTCTGGAGCCATGTTGGAACTGCCAGACAAAACTTTGGCCTTTGTACAT AGGAACCACCTGAAGGAGTCCAGTGAGCCAGCCAATGAAAACAGAGTGCTGGCCATGACTGAGCACACCTGCAGGATCCTGGACTTCAGTGCCATGGACCaaattcattttgtttctctgcGAAA GAGTGTGATTGACAAGCGTTTTTATAGATATCAGGATCTTCAGGCCGGACAGGTTGTGGAG GGGAAAGTGTCAGTTCTGCTGACTCACGGCATGTTGGTGCACCTGTCCGACCACATCAAAGGGCTGGTGCCCAGGACGCACCTGTCTGATATCCTCCTTAAGAACCCAGAGAAGAAGTACATAGAGGGCATGAAGATCAAATGTCGG GTGCTGTCAGTCGACGCGGAGAATAAGAAGCTGTATCTGACCAGAAAGAAGGCCCTGGTTGAAAGCTCTCTGCCATTGTTCCTCAGCTATGCTGATGCCCGCCCAGGCCGCGTCTCCCACGGCTACATCGTCTGCATCAAAGACTTCGGCTGCATCGTTCGTTTCTACAACAACGTCAAGGGTCTGGTGCCGCTCAGGGAGCTCAGCTCTGAGCCCGTCATCAGTCCTGAGGAGGTCTTCTTTGTGGGGCAG GTATTTAAGGCTAAGGTTCTTCAGTGTGACCCCGACAAGGCGAAGATGGTGCTGTCATTTAAGGATGCGGCGGAAGGAGATGTTGAGGAATCTGCCATGGCCCAATTTGACTGTGAGGTGGGGAAG AGGCTGGAGGCCAAGGTGCTGAAAAAGTCAGTCAACGGTCTGGAGGTGGTCGTCCTCCCTGATGAGGTCCGAGCCGTactacccacaatgcaccttTCCGATCACATGTCCAACTGCCCTGTGCTGTGGGAGAGCCTGCAGGAAGGAGACGTCGTCTCAAACGTCATGTGCTTCAACAAGAACAAACAGAATATT ACCCTCACTAAGAAACCAACAGTGAGATGGTCCCTGGAGGAAGGAGTGGTTGCCAAGGACTTCTCTGAAATCACAGTTGGAATGCAGCTGGTTGGCTGGATCAAGAACATCATGTCTTATGGCGTTTTTGTGGAGTTCCCATACGGGCTTGTTGGTCTTGCACCCAAGTCG gCCATGACCGATAAGTTCATCAGCGATACGATAACCGTCTTCGAGCCCGGCCAGACAGTGCTCGCTAAAGTGACCAACCTAGATGAGGAAAAACGGCGTTTCCTGGTCACACTGAAGATGTCAGAGGTCATATCTCCAGAGGGAGATGTCCAGACCAGACTCATCAATGGTCTGCAGGAGAGAAAAGCTGTGGCTGAAATGTTAGCAATGAGAG AGAACAGTGATCTTCGCCCGAAGCTGGCCGCTCTGTCCATTGGTCAGAAGCTGAAGCTGACTGTAGATACTGTGAAGGACTGCGCTGCCACCTTTAAGTCTGACGATTTGGCCGGTGCTACCATACTAGCCAccaagcaccatgtcatgg GTGttaatttgaccccaggacagaAAGCTACTGCGGTCATCCTCCGTGTTGACATCCTGTCGacatgtgtccatgtgtcccTCCTTCCCAAGCTGGTGGCGAAGAAGAAATCG ttagCTGAAGGATCAAAGTACACGGCGATGGTGCAGCACATCGACAAAGACTTTGCCGTCATCTCGCTGGAAGACACAGCACAGCTGACTGTGATCCAAACCAGAGGCCACCTGAATGAGACATTTCTGTCCGAGTCAGAGAAGCTGAAGGCGGGGATGAGTTTGGCCGTCGAGGTTATAGAACCCAGCTGTCAGGAACTGCAGGGGCTCTCCCTAGTGTCGTGGCAGCGCACCGCCCCAAACCGACAGCGCACCGCCTCGGAAAATCAGACGAGCTCTAAGGGTTACTGCTTCGGCGAAATCGTGCGGGGTAAAGTACGGACCGTGAAGCCCACCTCCCTTCTGGTCACACTAGAGGATGGAAGCACTGGCAGCGTGCACGTGTCTGAGGTGGTGGAGCGTGCAGATGTGTGTCAGGGATCTTTCCCCACTGCCTCTGTTAAAGTGGGCAGCACGGTCACCGCCAGGGTCATCGGGGGCCGAGAAGCCTCCAGTCACAG ATACTTGCCCTTCTCCCATCCCAAATTTACATACACCATTCCTGAGCTCACACTCATACCCAG CAAACTTGATAAGAGTCCAGATCTCAAAGcagttacagtaaaagaaaaaataaacagctaTAAGGTCGGGGAAGAAGTGACATGCTTTGTCTCAAAG TTTAATCCAGTGAGGAAGATTTTGGAGGTCACCACTGATCCCTGTGTTACTGGGACAGTTGAACTGCTGGCCATGATCACCGATCCAAAA GAGGCCAGCCACCCAGAAAAACTGTACAAGCTGGGCCAAGCAGTCCATGCCAAAGTGGTAGAAGTAAACTCCAAACCTCAACGCTTTATGCTGTCACTCACAG GTGTCTATAAACTGGAGAAAGACAGTGAAGCTTTGGGGATTGTGACTAATATTCAACCACAAGTTGGCCTCCTGGTCAAACTTCCCTTTGGTGGCATGGGAACTGTTGATGTCACTGACCTGGCTGACGCCTACAGACCAAACCCCCTGGACGGGTACAGCAAGGATAAGCTGTTCAG GTTTTTCCTTTTTGGGGAAGAAAAAGGCAAGTGGCAGTTGTCTCTACGTCCATCAAG GCTGAACCCACATCAGGCCAAGCCAGCAAAGGACCCAGAAGTTTTGTCTGTAGACCAACTGAAGGCAGGCCAGATCATCAGAGGCTACGTCAAGTCCGTGGGAGAGCAGGGGGTCTTCATCAG GTTGTCAAGAAGCATCACAGGAAGAGCTGAACTTCAGCAGTCCACCAAGTACTTTGTAAACCACCACAAAGTCCTCTCTGAGCACCTGACTCCCAACACCCTGCTCACTACCAAGATCCTCag TATTGACAAAGAGGAGGAGTTGGTCCACCTCTCGCTGCTCCCAGAGGACACCGGGAAGCCAGACGTCCTTCCAGAGTCTCTCGGTCTGCCGCTGCGTCTGAttggagaggaaaagaaggaacATGACACTAAGAAGAAGATGAAACGTGCTTTGTCTGAGAGCGAGCAG AAACAAGAACAGTCCCAGGTccccaagaagaagaagaaaaccaagAAAGCAAAGACTGATGACAGTGACAGCGGAGTGGAGGTGTACTtcagagaagaggaagacaagGAAGTTGAAGAAGAACCCACACCTATTTCTGTAAAG CAGGTGACGCCCAGCTCAGCGGGTCCATGCAGGCTGCAGGTGGCAGCAGGTTTCTCCTGGGATGTGGGACTGAGCTCCCTGAAGCCTGCCTCTGCAGCACAGGAGGGGGACTCCAGTGATGGGGAGGACATAGATGGAAGCAGCAAG CCCCAGAAAAAGTCTCGTCATGAACTTGAGCAAGAGAAAAAGGCCGCCGAGAAGGCCCTGGTACAGCGGGAGACTGAGCTGATGGATCCGAGCCTGCGACCCCAGGACGCAGCCGCCTTTGAGCGCCTGCTCCTCGCTTCACCCAACAGCTCACTGCTTTGGCTCCAGTACATGGCTCACCACCTACAGGCCACCCAGATCGAGCAGGCCCGCGCTGTGGCCGAGAGGGCCATCAAGACCATCTCCTTTAG GGAAGAGCAAGAGAAGCTGAATGTGTGGGTGGCCCTGCTGAACCTGGAGAACATGTACGGCACAGATGAGACCCTGAAGAAAGTGTTTGAGCGGGCGCTGCAGTTCTGTGAGCCCATGCCCGTGTACCAGCAGCTGGCTGACATCTACGCAAAGTCCAACAAAACCAAG GAGGCGGAGGGCCTGTATAAGACGATGGTAAAGCGTTTCCGTCAGAACAAGGCAGTGTGGCTCAGCTACGGGACCTTCCTGCTCCAGCAGGGTCAGAGTGACACTGCCAGTGCTCTCCTGCAGAGGGCGCTCAAGAGTCTGCCCTCCAAAGAAA GTGTGGATGTGATCGCCAAGTTTGCTCAGCTGGAGTTCCGTTATGGTGATTCAGAGAAAGGTCGCACCATGTTTGACAAAGTCCTGACGAGCTACCCAAAACGCACGGACCTCTGGTCCGTCTTTATCGACCTTATGGTCAAACATGGATCACAGAAGGAAGTTAG GGCGCTCTTTGATCGCGTGATCCACCTGAGTGTTTCAGTAAAAAAGATCAAGTTCTTCTTCAAGCGCTACTTGGAGTACGAGAAGAAGCACGGCACTCCGCAGAGCATCCAGGCAGTCAAGGAGAAGGCCATGGAATTTGTGGAAGCTAAAGGCACAGAGGCTGCCAGCCAATGA